One Ostrea edulis chromosome 6, xbOstEdul1.1, whole genome shotgun sequence genomic window, atgtaatatatacattgatctctaaaaggctcatagcttgcaatctaagcctgaacaagttaaaaatcatacataggcgtgaccctcacagtggaattcaaactgtttttagtgagtttgtgtttggttcaaagaaacccagaattataaatcctcagaaaatcatcagcaaagctgttgaatatttgaactcttcttcacaagtactttcaagaaacaaaattatttgtacatgagctgtagttgctagaatctacacatatgttacactatatttattttttctataagacTTAGTATGAGATAACATGtaggtatttttatgtatgatatgattgatagccaaacaaaaaaagaataacacacacaccaaaaaaattgtgagaaaaaggaaggggtgggggagcccccccccccctcccttcttgtgttctaattgtctggtaggacacaattttcagtatgttttacatatatatatattgtcatattctgttaatcttgattttaagactgtatttgctgttacaatttactattttcaaagtgtgcaaagaataattgtaaaacttaaatttaaaaatgggggtttacgtacttaagagaccattttgcgaaatatctctggtcaactatggtaaaatatgttttttttgttaaccttagatataatgctaaccttagatataatgctacatatttttaaagaaaaactggcatgtaaacaatttagattttgagaatttttcaaaattgcgatattctgtgatttttttctgaaggatgtgagcagattaaaTAACAATTGTGTATGTtctcaattgaatatctttaaaaattctctcagtaaataaatagctattggtttttatatattatagcttaatatgatgtgctttggtgcatatttttaataaaacatgagatcatgctttcttgtgttaaaatttggcttttgcatttgggggtatatgtgctctgtagcatatagtataaaaataaacccgcaaaggtatgtctaatatgggtgttttagttagtttatgagttgttaaagttatttaaatgaagaaaaaaattgattgacagaaatttctaatagtatttacctaccttaaaACGTGAACAAATTCGTAATAACTTTCtctgcagaaaattctgataacttttcaatagttttcgagggatgaaataaatgttaccctcaactacatacattattttgttttacactcaatgtcctacatttattagatatatatgttaACGAAAGCAAAACATTGAGGTTTGAGAAAGTCAAACGAGAGAAAgctttcaattgtgacgtcacagtagaatGACGCAAAAGCATAACTGACATCTGGTTAGTCtttgaatatatacaaaatcCATGAATTGTTCAGACTGTACTTTAGAGTCCACAACCTCTACCTTTATGCGGTTTTGTTTTACCTAACAACGTGGTATCCATAGTGCAATTGATTTTCGAAAGCGAGAAAATACGCCTTAAATAAAACTTAAGATAACCGATATACGCTGTTCCAAGAATTTAAAGCGGAAGTCAGATCAATATTCTTGAAGCAAGTGCAAGTCACCTTGATTTATTTATATGCTATACTTTGCGATATAAGAAAGAATTTGGCAAATATTTTCACACACTAGGCTTATTTTTAACTGAGTATTATAGTTGCATTTAAAATAGCTCGCTATGAGTTACGCGTTTTCTTATGTTTATACTACTTTACATTAGTTACGGTGAAAGCAATCATTTGTATCAAACTTGTTTAACTGTTTACCAATTCTTAGCCCCGTCTTTACAgaaatgattttgactacggataactcagtttacttgatcaagatataagactAACgatgggtgtgatcggtcaacggGAGATGCCTACTCCTTAGACACCTGACCCTACCTCTGTTATAtacagtggtccgtgtttgcccaacttttaattttgttttctttataggattttcgagattgatcagttcattatcttcatctttcatacgTTAAAAATTAAACTTACCTCCAGCAAAAGATGCCCCTATCGCAACAAGGAGAATCGGCTTTTTGTCTTTCATGACGAAAAGTTTTAAAACTGTCATCAGTGCAGCAACCACAAGGGTCAGAACACCCAGTATACCCATAGCCCGAACAGCTTTGAGCCAATCTGTAAAATAGCttagatatctttaatcatgtCACTCTATAAAATAGCCTGGCCAAATGTATACCGGTCTATAAAATAGCTTAGATAAATTTACTCCGGTCTGTAAATAACTTAGATAGATTTAATCCAGTCATTCGGTAAAATACTGTGGGTAATTTTATACTATTCTGTAAATACTAGTAGCTAAGACAGCTTAATCCTGTCAAtctgtaacatacatgtagcttggATGATTTAACCGGTTCGTATATTTATCAGCATTCTATCAAAACATAGATGTAAATCAGCATTTATCATGTGTAAATATTAGTATCAACATTAATCTAATTAGTGATATTTAGCACTTTACCTCCTATTTGGTGGATTTGCagtaatatgtaaatatatatacctgGAGGAGTTCCTAAGTCTGTGCAGACGTTTTCTCCCGTAAAATCGTTGCAACTCTTCCAAAGCCCTTGATGAAGGTTTGTGCCCGCTCCATCTATATTAATCCAATATGGTGACGCCAAACCGATTACTTGAAATATTACTCCACAAATGATTAGCACTAGTGCAATAAGCAAACACTTAGAGGCATCCATTTCCTtcaattgaaaaaatatatatctaagaaataaatttcatttttatgcccccgagatcgaaaatttaaccttgctaataaattTCGAAAAGCAAGTGATAGAGatgtgatatttcacataagtattccttatgagaagacctttccgtgTGTACCATTTGTGACCCTGTGACTTctaccttggagtttgacctactttttgaaaactttaaccttaataataacttttgaacagtaggatactttttgaaaactttaaccttaataacttttgaacagtaggaGCAAGATCTTTGATATTTCTTATGAGTGTttcttgttacaagacctttccgtgtaTACCGACATTTCTTACCCTGTGACCtagaccttggagtttgacctactttttaaaaactttaaccttgctaataactttttaacagtAGGAGCTAGAgctatgatatttcatatgagtattccttgtgacaagacctttccgttggtactaaaccgtttgaccttggcatttgacctacgtTTAAATAAATTGGCATTGGTGataacttgtaaatggtaaatatttgagctttcatattgcacatgagcatttcttgtgacaagatatttcttctggtaccaagatatttgcccttgtgaccttggccatcttcggaattggccattatcgggggcatctgtgtttcacaaacacatcttgttgaaaTATaccttgggtcaaatgctgtctgacgtgtttcattatgttcttggcacactgaatccGACTATTGGTTACTCCGTTTGCGtaataaagatatagggcttacatcgggtgtgaccggtcgacgggggatgcttactctcctagacatctgatcAAACCTCTGTTATATAAAGGGGTCCGTTTTTACCTAACTCCCTatattgtattccttaaaggagttatgagatttataactgtttgttatcttcatttttcacgAGGGTATGATCTGCGACGCTATACACCTGCGTAGGTTTTGAAACGAATTAGCACTTCATTAAAAGTATACCGGCGTGAAGTGTTTGctgttcatgtattttcaaaaatgaaacttatttcttatatttaaattctattttcatttctgttgaagaATTCCCACTCGTTAAAATAGTCGTATAGTATTTATGAAGCTTCTCAGGCACATTGCTCACATTGATGAGGAAATGCCTATCAAAAAGGTAAAATCGTTGGATttgtaaatacatatgtatgaaaaggtgaagataacgaacagtgatcaatctcatgactcctataagaaaatcaagagttggacaaacacggaccccaggacataccagaggtggtatcaggtgcttAAAGAGATAAAATattcctgtcgaccggtcatattCGCCATGAGCTCTTACATCTTGATAAagataaacggaataatccgtagtcaaaatcagtgtgtaaagaactgcctaaaattggtatgaaacactttagATAGCATATgaccaatggtaggttgtattggcaaactaaatcgttataacgaccatataatttgcgaaatgttgactaacgagactgttgaaacccctgcatcatcaacttgtttgtcagtagcctgtctcgatttaaaaactgaccatatgtaGAACAAGGTCTTGTgcatcgaattagttgagagatataaacaccatatgcatgtgataatgtaatatacataaatatgggaagcagacgatggagaagctgaaatcatcccgtttgtcataaaattgagttgtcatgatcagtttgccgttaatatctattttcaatcaaatgtCTAAGTATGAGGCAAAAGTGGATTACTATTTATTATTAACATTTATAAAGCGCACAATTGTACGAACAAAAACGCAATCAATGGcgctgtacatgtaaattagatTAAAAGATACACAAGTTTGAAACATTAATATTGACTAATTGTCAACATAGCAATGTCCATGAAGGAATAATAAGTTAGTTGAATGCACTGATATAATACAACGATTTCGACTGGCGCTTGAAAATATTATAATTGCTGATTGTTCTAATGTTTGTTGGAAGTTCATTCCACACGATTGGTCCCGATATGGCAAATGACCTTGAAGCAAATGTTTTGCGTTTAACGACAGGGACAATGCATTTAGTGTTTTAGCGTCATTGTTTAGGGAGCGAATATTAATGTTGTATGGTGATGTTCGAATGATCAGCATTTCTCTTAAGTATGTTGGGCTTTCACTATCATTGAgacatttaaaaacaatgcaTGCAACTATAAACTTGATCCAAAAATGCACAGGTAACCATTGTAAATGCATTAAAGCCTCTTTAGAACTACCTGCCGACTTCCACTTTAACACAAGTTTTACCGCACGATTTTTTAATAACTGCAGCCTTTTGATGGTACATTTGGGCAATCCATATAGCACACTGTTGGCATAATCCAAATGGCTAGTAACTAACGATAGTACCAACTGCTTGCACGAGTCATCAGTAAGATATTGACGAACGTGTttaataatgtaaaataaattcactTACAAATTTCTTAAAGGTTAAATGT contains:
- the LOC125677535 gene encoding uncharacterized protein LOC125677535 isoform X2, with translation MDASKCLLIALVLIICGVIFQVIGLASPYWINIDGAGTNLHQGLWKSCNDFTGENVCTDLGTPPDWLKAVRAMGILGVLTLVVAALMTVLKLFVMKDKKPILLVAIGASFAGAFFIIISIAVYAGKIKDMFPLVDFNYHFAFAFSIIGMIAAIAAGVAMLVDMKQN
- the LOC125677535 gene encoding uncharacterized protein LOC125677535 isoform X1; protein product: MDASKCLLIALVLIICGVIFQVIGLASPYWINIDGAGTNLHQGLWKSCNDFTGENVCTDLGTPPDWLKAVRAMGILGVLTLVVAALMTVLKLFVMKDKKPILLVAIGASFAGAFFILISIAVYASKASDLLLLSDFKYHFAFAFSIIGMIAAIAAGVAMLMDMKQN